Proteins encoded by one window of Mercenaria mercenaria strain notata chromosome 4, MADL_Memer_1, whole genome shotgun sequence:
- the LOC123552335 gene encoding ras-related and estrogen-regulated growth inhibitor-like isoform X3, giving the protein MSSGAAGTLGSENSAGGGKPYKRKKSSLGETKIAVLGAEDVGKSALSVRFITKRFIGEYDQSTESKYKYRTIVDGEEMAFEVLDTRSVNEDCGVREDVLRWADGYVLVYSMISRKSFVMLQEVQKKVEEFRKGASIPIVVIGNKADLAHMRQVTQEEGQTFAETLGCPFLEVSASEDVTNVTEAFHSLCREIVDYKRRSRTFFERVFGAFGKEKVSS; this is encoded by the exons ATGAGTTCTGGAGCAGCAGGGACTCTTGGGAGTGAGAACTCCGCAGGTGGTGGAAAACCTTACAAAAGAAAAAAGTCTTCTCTAGGAGAAACTAAAATTGCTGTGCTTGGAGCTGAAGATGTTGGCAAAAGTG CCCTGTCAGTGCGTTTCATAACGAAGAGGTTCATCGGAGAATATGACCAATCGACAGAATCAAAGTACAAATATAGGACGATTGTGGATGGCGAGGAGATGGCATTCGAAGTTCTTGATACACGATCTGTG AATGAGGACTGTGGAGTGCGAGAGGATGTTCTACGGTGGGCGGATGGATATGTTTTAGTTTACTCAATGATTTCCCGGAAGTCATTTGTGATGTTACAGGAAGTACAAAAGAAAGTTGAAGAGTTTCGAAAAGGAGCAAGTATACCAATTGTTGTGATTGGGAACAAAGCTGACCTTGCACATATGAGACAAGTCACACAAGAAGAAG GACAGACATTCGCCGAGACATTGGGGTGTCCGTTTCTGGAAGTATCTGCTTCTGAAGACGTCACCAATGTCACTGAAGCTTTCCATTCTCTATGCAGAGAGATCGTCGACTATAAACGACGATCAAGGACTTTCTTTGAACGGGTTTTCGGTGCATTTGGCAAAGAAAAGGTTTCCTCTTGA
- the LOC123552335 gene encoding ras-related and estrogen-regulated growth inhibitor-like isoform X1, which yields MSAGAAGTLGSENSVGGGKPYLRRKKSSLGETKIAVLGAEGVGKSALSVRFITKRFIGEYDQSTESKYKYRTIVDGEEMAFEVLDTRSVNEDCGVREDVLRWADGYVLVYSMISRKSFVMLQEVQKKVEEFRKGASIPIVVIGNKADLAHMRQVTQEEGQTFAETLGCPFLEVSASEDVTNVTEAFHSLCREIVDYKRRSRTFFERVFGAFGKEKVSS from the exons ATGAGTGCTGGAGCAGCAGGGACTCTTGGGAGTGAGAATTCCGTAGGTGGTGGAAAACCATACCTGAGAAGGAAAAAATCTTCTCTGGGAGAAACTAAAATTGCTGTGCTCGGAGCTGAAGGTGTCGGCAAAAGCG CCCTGTCAGTGCGTTTCATAACGAAGAGGTTCATCGGAGAATATGACCAATCGACAGAATCAAAGTACAAATATAGGACGATTGTGGATGGCGAGGAGATGGCATTCGAAGTTCTTGATACACGATCTGTG AATGAGGACTGTGGAGTGCGAGAGGATGTTCTACGGTGGGCGGATGGATATGTTTTAGTTTACTCAATGATTTCCCGGAAGTCATTTGTGATGTTACAGGAAGTACAAAAGAAAGTTGAAGAGTTTCGAAAAGGAGCAAGTATACCAATTGTTGTGATTGGGAACAAAGCTGACCTTGCACATATGAGACAAGTCACACAAGAAGAAG GACAGACATTCGCCGAGACATTGGGGTGTCCGTTTCTGGAAGTATCTGCTTCTGAAGACGTCACCAATGTCACTGAAGCTTTCCATTCTCTATGCAGAGAGATCGTCGACTATAAACGACGATCAAGGACTTTCTTTGAACGGGTTTTCGGTGCATTTGGCAAAGAAAAGGTTTCCTCTTGA